Proteins encoded together in one Planctomyces sp. SH-PL14 window:
- a CDS encoding carboxypeptidase-like regulatory domain-containing protein: MTSRITTRRGWLGGLLAVLLGTMAWPAMGDEPASKPAKAVLTGLIEDQAGEPLAEARVRVGIPAIDMRFIDEKPNLHLFEAVTDAKGRYRLELDVLAEPARVSIDVLKPGYQRSSGTPMGGGDFRRVEMAPGREAEASFKLTPAAYYRGVVVDEAGKPLPPLRFRAYIRFAGGGTGWVEGTTTAADGTFEIFNYEEPRQPADEDADKGSISISHPDYVDVSIEDLFQTKGAERTALRVVMPRGCQITGTVVNLVGRPVPGVVVVCQRKGGEGRKGALTDEHGRFAIKGVTKGTNQVSVRSLPLKQKADLTVDFNEDRDLPIRLQLMPPFDEPERYDVLGMQVGDLTPQIRKACDLRFDQGVLILDPGADSKRLGIGELKVGDHFWMVGLHRVRSTREFVDRILAEAAEQDGERVSIRVVYAMSRPEFDANNTQYLDLSREDLRELEEVRRKAFGDGAGEK, translated from the coding sequence ATGACATCCCGGATCACAACGCGTCGCGGCTGGCTGGGGGGACTCCTGGCCGTACTGCTCGGAACGATGGCTTGGCCCGCGATGGGGGATGAGCCGGCATCGAAGCCGGCGAAGGCGGTGCTGACCGGGCTGATCGAGGACCAGGCGGGGGAGCCTCTGGCGGAGGCGCGGGTGCGGGTCGGAATTCCGGCGATCGACATGCGGTTCATCGACGAGAAACCCAATCTCCATCTGTTCGAGGCGGTCACGGACGCCAAGGGGCGCTATCGCCTGGAGCTCGACGTCCTGGCGGAACCGGCGCGGGTCTCCATTGACGTCCTGAAGCCGGGATACCAGCGGTCCTCCGGCACGCCGATGGGGGGTGGCGATTTCCGGAGAGTCGAGATGGCTCCGGGGCGCGAGGCCGAAGCCTCCTTCAAGCTCACGCCGGCGGCGTACTATCGCGGTGTCGTCGTGGACGAAGCGGGCAAGCCGCTGCCCCCGCTCAGGTTCCGAGCCTACATCCGGTTCGCGGGGGGCGGCACGGGGTGGGTGGAAGGGACCACGACTGCGGCCGATGGGACGTTCGAGATCTTCAACTACGAGGAGCCGCGGCAGCCGGCCGATGAGGACGCGGACAAAGGGTCGATCTCGATCTCGCATCCGGACTACGTCGACGTCTCGATCGAGGACCTGTTCCAGACCAAGGGGGCGGAGCGGACCGCCCTGCGGGTTGTGATGCCCCGCGGCTGCCAGATCACCGGCACGGTCGTCAACCTGGTCGGTCGTCCGGTCCCGGGGGTGGTGGTCGTCTGCCAGCGGAAGGGGGGCGAGGGTCGGAAGGGAGCGCTGACGGACGAACACGGCCGCTTTGCGATCAAGGGGGTGACCAAGGGGACGAATCAGGTCTCTGTCCGTTCGCTGCCGCTGAAACAGAAGGCGGACCTGACGGTCGACTTCAACGAGGACCGGGACTTGCCGATCCGGCTCCAGCTCATGCCGCCGTTCGATGAGCCAGAGCGCTATGACGTTCTGGGGATGCAGGTGGGGGACTTGACGCCGCAGATCAGGAAGGCGTGCGACCTGCGTTTTGACCAGGGAGTGCTGATTCTGGATCCGGGTGCGGACTCAAAGCGGCTGGGGATCGGCGAGCTGAAAGTGGGGGACCACTTCTGGATGGTGGGACTCCACCGGGTGAGGAGCACGCGCGAGTTCGTGGACCGGATCCTGGCCGAGGCGGCGGAGCAGGACGGAGAGCGGGTCTCGATCCGGGTGGTCTACGCGATGAGCCGTCCGGAGTTCGATGCGAACAACACGCAGTACCTTGACCTCAGCCGGGAGGATCTCCGGGAGTTGGAGGAGGTTCGGCGGAAGGCGTTTGGCGACGGAGCGGGCGAGAAGTAG